The proteins below come from a single Miscanthus floridulus cultivar M001 chromosome 1, ASM1932011v1, whole genome shotgun sequence genomic window:
- the LOC136470716 gene encoding leucine-rich repeat receptor-like serine/threonine-protein kinase BAM1: MRLLPLLLLLAVAAGAAGAAGSGTDTDADALLAAKAALSDPTGALASWDAASSDHCAWAGVTCAPRGSGGVVVGLDVSGLNLSGALPPALSRLRGLQRLSVAANGFYGPIPPSLARLQLLVHLNLSNNAFNGSFPPALARLRALRVLDLYNNNLTSATLPLEVTHMTMLRHLHLGGNFFSGEIPPEYGRWPRLQYLAVSGNELSGKIPPELGNLTSLRELYIGYYNSYTGGFPPELGNLTELVRIDAANCGLSGEIPPELGRLQNLDTLFLQVNGLTGSIPSELGYLKSLSSLDLSNNALTGEIPASFSELKNLTLLNLFRNKLRGDIPDFVGDLPSLEVLQLWENNFTGGVPRSLGRNGRLQLLDLSSNKLTGTLPPELCAGGNLQTLIALGNFLFGAIPDSLGQCKSLSRVRLGENYLNGSIPKGLFELPKLTQVELQDNLLTGNFPAVIGAAAPNLGEISLSNNQLTGALPASLGNFSGVQKLLLDQNAFSGAIPPEIGRLQQLSKADLSSNKFEGGVPPEIGKCRLLTYLDMSQNNISGKIPPAISGMRILNYLNLSRNHLDGEIPPSIATMQSLTAVDFSYNNLSGLVPGTGQFSYFNATSFVGNPALCGPYLGPCSAGIAGADHTAHGHGGLSNTVKLLIVLGLLICSIAFAAAAILKARSLKKASEARVWKLTAFQRLDFTSDDVLDCLKEENIIGKGGAGIVYKGAMPNGELVAVKRLPAMGRGSSHDHGFSAEIQTLGRIRHRHIVRLLGFCSNNETNLLVYEYMPNGSLGEMLHGKKGGHLHWDTRYSIAIEAAKGLCYLHHDCSPLILHRDVKSNNILLDSNFEAHVADFGLAKFLQDSGASECMSAIAGSYGYIAPEYAYTLKVDEKSDVYSFGVVLLELVTGRKPVGEFGDGVDIVQWAKMMTDSSKEQVMKILDPRLSTVPLHEVMHVFYVALLCTEEQSVQRPTMREVVQILSELPKPSTKQGEEVPNSGDGSASSPLHPAPVGTNEAPTVEARDHQQQTSSPSSPPPDLISI; the protein is encoded by the exons ATGCGCCTCCtcccgctgctcctgctcctggccGTCGCCgcgggcgcggccggcgcggcggGCAGCGGCACGGACACGGACGCGGACGCGCTGCTCGCCGCGAAGGCGGCGCTCTCCGACCCCACCGGCGCGCTCGCGTCCTGGGACGCCGCCTCCTCCGACCACTGCGCGTGGGCGGGGGTCACCTGCGCGCCCCGGGGCtccggcggcgtggtcgtcgggcTCGACGTCTCCGGGCTCAACCTGTCCGGCGCGCTCCCGCCGGCGCTGTCACGGCTCCGCGGCCTGCAGCGCCTCTCCGTCGCCGCCAACGGCTTCTACGGGCCCATCCCGCCGTCGCTCGCGCGCCTGCAGCTCCTCGTCCACCTCAACCTCTCCAACAACGCCTTCAATGGCTCCTTCCCGCCTGCGCTCGCGCGGCTCCGCGCGCTCCGGGTGCTCGACCTCTACAACAACAACCTCACCAGCGCCACGCTGCCGCTCGAGGTCACGCACATGACCATGCTCCGCCACCTGCACCTCGGCGGCAACTTCTTCTCCGGGGAGATACCGCCGGAGTACGGCCGGTGGCCCAGGCTGCAGTACCTTGCGGTCTCCGGGAATGAGCTCTCCGGCAAGATACCACCCGAGCTGGGGAACCTCACCAGCCTCAGGGAGCTCTACATTGGCTACTACAACAGTTACACCGGTGGTTTTCCGCCGGAGCTGGGGAACCTGACCGAGCTCGTCCGCATCGACGCCGCCAACTGTGGGCTCTCCGGCGAAATCCCGCCGGAGCTTGGGAGGCTGCAGAATCTGGATACGCTCTTCTTGCAGGTGAACGGCCTCACCGGCAGCATACCCTCGGAGCTGGGCTACCTCAAGAGCCTCAGTTCTTTGGACCTGTCGAACAATGCGCTCACCGGTGAGATACCGGCGAGTTTCTCCGAGCTCAAGAACCTGACGCTGCTCAACCTGTTCCGGAACAAGCTGCGCGGCGACATCCCCGACTTCGTCGGCGACCTGCCCAGCCTCGAGGTGCTGCAGCTGTGGGAGAACAACTTCACCGGCGGTGTGCCACGCAGCCTCGGCCGCAACGGCCGCCTCCAGCTGCTCGACCTCTCGTCGAACAAGCTCACCGGCACGCTGCCGCCGGAGCTCTGCGCCGGGGGcaacctgcagacgctcatcgcGCTCGGCAACTTCTTGTTCGGTGCCATCCCAGACTCACTCGGCCAGTGCAAGTCCTTGAGCCGTGTCCGTCTCGGGGAGAACTACTTGAATGGCTCAATTCCGAAGGGGCTATTCGAATTGCCGAAGCTGACTCAAGTTGAGTTGCAAGATAACCTCCTCACTGGTAATTTCCCGGCTGTGATCGGTGCTGCGGCTCCTAACCTTGGCGAGATCAGCCTGTCCAACAACCAGCTTACGGGAGCATTGCCTGCATCTCTTGGGAACTTCTCTGGTGTTCAGAAGCTGCTGCTTGATCAGAACGCGTTCTCTGGTGCCATACCTCCGGAGATTGGGCGGCTGCAGCAGCTCTCCAAGGCTGACCTTAGCAGCAACAAGTTTGAGGGAGGTGTGCCACCGGAGATTGGGAAATGCCGGCTTCTCACTTACTTGGACATGAGCCAAAACAACATCTCTGGGAAGATACCTCCGGCCATCTCTGGAATGCGAATACTGAACTACCTCAACCTGTCCAGGAACCACCTTGATGGAGAGATACCTCCATCCATTGCAACGATGCAGAGCTTGACGGCAGTCGACTTCTCGTATAACAACTTGTCTGGGCTTGTGCCAGGGACTGGCCAGTTCAGCTACTTCAATGCCACATCTTTCGTTGGCAACCCAGCCCTGTGTGGACCATACCTCGGTCCATGCAGCGCAGGCATCGCTGGCGCCGACCACACTGCCCATGGCCATGGTGGGCTGAGCAATACGGTCAAGCTGCTCATTGTCCTTGGCTTGTTGATTTGCTCCATTGCTTTTGCTGCTGCGGCAATTCTGAAGGCTCGGTCATTGAAGAAAGCTAGTGAAGCGCGAGTATGGAAACTCACTGCATTCCAGCGCCTGGACTTCACCAGTGATGATGTGCTGGATTGCTTGAAAGAGGAGAACATTATTGGCAAAGGTGGTGCTGGGATTGTGTATAAGGGGGCAATGCCGAATGGTGAACTTGTAGCTGTGAAGAGACTCCCAGCAATGGGCCGTGGCTCATCACATGATCATGGATTCTCAGCAGAGATACAAACACTTGGTAGAATTCGACACCGTCATATTGTGCGCCTTCTAGGCTTCTGCTCAAACAATGAGACTAATCTGCTGGTTTATGAGTATATGCCCAATGGCAGCCTTGGGGAGATGCTCCACGGCAAGAAAGGGGGGCACCTGCACTGGGATACCCGATACAGCATTGCTATTGAGGCAGCCAAGGGGCTTTGCTACTTGCACCATGATTGTTCACCTTTGATACTTCACCGGGATGTCAAGTCAAATAACATACTTCTTGACTCCAACTTTGAAGCTCATGTGGCCGACTTTGGGCTAGCAAAATTCTTGCAGGATTCTGGGGCATCTGAATGCATGTCCGCCATCGCAGGCTCATATGGCTACATAGCGCCAG AATATGCATACACACTGAAGGTCGATGAGAAGAGTGATGTCTATAGCTTTGGTGTTGTGCTTCTTGAGCTTGTCACTGGAAGGAAGCCTGTAGGTGAGTTTGGCGATGGTGTTGACATTGTCCAATGGGCAAAGATGATGACAGACTCAAGCAAAGAACAAGTGATGAAGATCCTGGACCCAAGGCTCTCAACTGTGCCGCTGCACGAGGTGATGCATGTCTTCTATGTTGCATTGCTCTGCACTGAGGAGCAAAGTGTGCAGCGCCCGACAATGAGGGAGGTTGTGCAGATCCTAAGTGAGCTTCCAAAGCCATCTACCAAGCAAGGAGAGGAGGTTCCAAATTCCGGTGACGGTTCTGCATCCAgtcctctacatccagcaccagTTGGGACCAATGAAGCACCAACCGTCGAAGCGAGAGATCATCAGCAGCAAACAAGCTCTCCGTCATCGCCACCTCCAGATCTCATCAGCATCTGA